Proteins encoded together in one Venturia canescens isolate UGA chromosome 10, ASM1945775v1, whole genome shotgun sequence window:
- the LOC122417564 gene encoding uncharacterized protein produces the protein MWKTRKEISKPVIGQNERHKISDNGTPEKNSTSDLLSICRPLSIYLTRLPDALVNKNVEVTKEPQVRRKRYSRWRFGTYTKKKSKIKKQKNEAEKHPQVLQSSEVTENESNSSRLVSSERSSTGFDTTKVLTAGAIPSDVEGSTVQENGIVDTRVCLEETAESLTHEKKLSEAQDDCTSSIVGFNVAPLSSDTCSNFEESTHALQIDEQCADGTVIVSLATEDDRTWLADKNSTEISTSDEHKSLSPVKPARKRKNSSLSESSEPPRVLQLPKKPRPLSLASETSVSSSEEQKATSINGITVTSPEQPVLPTNPKTPGSTSQEQQRQESKKNQLMNKVVVVVNRLDTSRIPLAEKWKNRVDFSRLDEVTSSSKESLSASTLSINQLKNENENEHEATLIDHGSKEMKEYSPALMDHQSFGIYGNNGIVMCDSNEDDSEEDDNEIIEFLAARRRRRSSIASTHSAYTTDDEPNENLELSRSSSKSRHAKTPDPQTSDAKGRRRGRLRHRNKSFDTMSETSRDRPKFRRIQSESPVLRKSRRARRSRYANNKSPPLTRSRSRAALDNVYNDDSMNSSDVSYPNSKRKRCHRLPSYSSDYSHAALEADELVDESLDESLAVVDNTENVHDVVEKEYIEDSNEAPGLSAANDSNFTLVDTVQLDQDNDVENCIARKKLATMKNAMVVLTRLEDLINQCSDAETEFNRARNYDFSSNFSTHENYSDEAYEVDETSRGSVDPLRIDSNSSVIESSVRKQFMANEVAEYAPESEDPRENGLGPRNPEQSDQTQSSFRVSPESWVRSGPNSISIGKNGVVRDMSESDDERRLIVDESISSERTDSNVESMLAVDDGENTKTGTIPISSEGVPIGANGGKNDRTLKDSTEPGELCNDKEHRADNAHDKCQNVSPSRKCNRTLRNSVQLEQHKTSSAFCSSGFPCNFCQINFKTLIELSKHRTDCAEENFQRRNSHDTKADDETSIGPKTSATVNNSEATRSKGKKPKQTNPKNPPKKNRNRPRCRSDNLTCNVCSMKFDTKTDLSEHLYKHSPEELQEAFRAAKAEAMLDSQAEQAAKRKKIITNKSSDNSTDNQASNIINNNAPTQNFGENDTRLIVSGVRVGSSIAFNKDSLTPRLATVCLCHRDTDLTSMDMTDLQIEMVLLCKYCPVIFRRRECLEVHYRTSNICSVNRTRERCPSFFCANCQITLNSWADMRQHLEIHAHQNSERTIRFVCNICRVVFVGFGVLFYNHWTSHSKDPMFVAGRYNFPKFSVQATTGTEKLPIGARSEENYIFVAEHVCATCKRPFSTRRDLETHQQSVSCTKSPSVLASKNVNTARAERPVKINRIPKRNERSVVSTTLTVPSADKDKNELTKKRLYCDVCRLEFISEHWLNVHSKNIHNDQFTFVPTTVYGTPLPLPFKCNKCSAFTASVSAIKKHWETDVLHDRNSALLKKKRPSTSAKSSKSARVTSSLRAASDSQNTCVDDTNNATPTDKSKTSKEPVIITIDHTDNESTSCAIEHIPTHNEKSALSVPSAITNTDTIQVSNSDECPVAVDPLVTDLPSASNLNEIQKAAKKRALEDPCVNVLLSEASGTNVSASLIVGNTMEKPKENSANGVTESYRILMSDQPSPGNLKMILTRTSSTDSAGGSGHARPTGLFVEDDNHSDSTISADHLVHGEESSTVLSVRSSIEARDDSTKTPSPEDDADKQCTLVELTQSTDGEGNDPTGGTLTRISDSTARVNSNEKPTPLILTRSIVAEANNRTENNGNRPGSATNICIVPEVIDILDDGEDCGNGQEPPSQNSVVILTPPSHAESLINKNKILHSLLESETSNTDLIRAKDPTAIMIDFPEFRFVEDTQKTIGGNSSSSDNSSNPMVSKSGSPGRSKFNKGALKLCGMSFEEARWNYLQSTVQKKQGFLRVKDLSELQAVKNYTCGICNSSFESEKSLEEHRRLPSTCGNFIQARNVHQYSRGISAALVLPDPSERPKTPETNVAAASPLDPMHNNTISSVRRASAPQPPVYPLQEISALVPAQRIQVISQLPTIALHDKSLGSWTSIVDTTPVLSTNFNPVNENQPLLQQQPQQQQQQQQQQQQQQPQQQQQQQLNMMSGGTIIVKDSNQGLPENRNSSLGYHALPRIISLPTAPKSNHQLATAPQLVPSSNSLPKFTGRNAPIVIHQPNKRNKYLCSICHTFECTSLEAIKEHLNGHYNDWTNSTTAQDSTQPAASAARLSGGASSDTVPLSCTDMRERNQPILPKPLTSSNWTANNTPQGSVFVAPISNASNNSRSFVRQTPFDTNNLASNPPYSAQLVFRCRICKSAVYKSYSSLRNHALLVHAITDFNSLVQEKISQNSYLCTQCPYSRALFDTSEEFREHVDTIHTHSCPSCQRVFSNFLTLRHHLEQCRVSTSSNRNAYGNNC, from the coding sequence ATGTGGAAGACTCGTAAAGAAATTTCCAAACCAGTGATTGGCCAAAATGAGAGACATAAGATTTCAGATAATGGCACtccagaaaaaaattcaacgagcgATTTATTGAGTATTTGCAGACCATTATCCATCTATTTAACTCGATTACCAGATGCATTGGTAAACAAAAATGTGGAGGTCACAAAAGAGCCACAGGTCAGAAGAAAGAGATACTCGCGTTGGAGATTCGGTACctatactaaaaaaaaatcaaagatcaagaagcaaaaaaatgaagcgGAGAAACACCCACAAGTACTCCAGTCGTCAGAGGTTACCGAAAACGAAAGTAACTCGAGTAGGTTGGTATCGTCCGAAAGATCCTCGACAGGCTTCGATACTACAAAAGTATTAACGGCAGGAGCTATACCATCCGATGTTGAAGGATCAACGGTACAAGAAAACGGAATTGTGGACACCCGAGTGTGTCTTGAGGAAACGGCTGAGTCTTTgactcatgaaaaaaaattatcggaaGCTCAGGATGACTGTACATCAAGCATCGTTGGGTTTAATGTAGCACCTCTAAGCTCTGATACATgttcaaattttgaagaaagtACACATGCGTTACAAATCGACGAGCAATGCGCCGACGGAACGGTAATCGTATCACTCGCAACGGAAGATGACAGGACTTGGTTGGCCGATAAAAATTCCACTGAGATTAGTACATCGGACGAGCATAAAAGTCTATCACCTGTGAAACCggcgaggaagagaaaaaactctTCGTTATCCGAGAGCAGCGAACCACCACGAGTTTTACAGCTCCCAAAGAAACCCAGGCCTTTGTCCTTGGCTTCTGAGACTTCTGTATCGTCGTCGGAAGAGCAAAAGGCGACAAGCATAAACGGAATCACCGTTACAAGTCCAGAGCAGCCAGTTTTGCCGACTAATCCGAAAACGCCTGGATCGACTTCACAGGAGCAGCAGCGtcaagaatcgaaaaaaaatcagttaatgAACAAAGTTGTAGTCGTTGTGAACAGACTCGACACTTCTCGTATTCCACTGGCGGAAAAATGGAAGAatcgagtggatttttctcGGTTGGATGAAGTGACTTCGAGTTCGAAAGAAAGTCTTTCTGCCTCAACTTTGTCGATAAAtcagttaaaaaatgaaaatgaaaatgagcaTGAAGCGACGCTAATTGACCACGGAtcgaaagaaatgaaagaataCTCGCCGGCTCTAATGGACCATCAGTCATTTGGTATTTATGGAAATAATGGCATAGTAATGTGCGACAGTAACGAGGATGACTCTGAAGAAGACGATAACGAGATAATCGAATTTCTCGCGGCACGACGAAGAAGAAGGTCCTCAATCGCAAGTACGCATTCCGCATACACAACTGACGATGAGCCGAATGAAAACCTCGAGTTGTCACGGTCAAGTTCGAAATCACGACATGCGAAGACACCTGATCCTCAGACGTCCGATGCGAAAGGACGAAGAAGAGGACGACTGCGGCATCGAAACAAAAGCTTTGATACAATGTCCGAAACTTCTCGCGATCGCCCAAAATTCAGAAGAATACAATCGGAAAGTCCCGTATTGCGAAAATCGAGAAGAGCTCGTAGATCCCGTTACGCAAATAACAAATCACCTCCGTTAACCCGGAGTAGATCGCGGGCTGCCCTCGATAACGTATATAACGACGACTCGATGAATTCCAGCGACGTGTCCTATCCAAATAGTAAGCGTAAACGATGTCATCGGCTACCCTCCTACTCGAGTGATTATTCGCATGCAGCGCTGGAAGCGGATGAGCTGGTCGATGAAAGCCTCGACGAGAGTCTAGCCGTGGTTGATAACACTGAAAACGTCCACGACGTTGTTGAGAAAGAGTATATTGAGGATAGCAACGAAGCACCCGGGTTGTCGGCTGCTAACGATTCTAATTTCACTTTGGTCGATACCGTGCAATTGGATCAAGATAATGACGTGGAAAATTGTATTGcgcgaaaaaaattggctaCCATGAAAAATGCTATGGTGGTATTGACGCGGCTGGAAGATTTGATCAATCAATGTTCCGATGCTGAGACGGAATTCAACCGAGCGCgtaattatgatttttcaagcaATTTTTCAACGCACGAGAATTACAGTGACGAAGCTTATGAGGTTGACGAGACTTCTCGTGGCAGCGTTGATCCTCTTCGAATAGACTCGAATAGTTCGGTCATCGAATCTTCTGTCCGTAAACAGTTTATGGCCAATGAAGTTGCGGAATATGCGCCGGAAAGTGAGGATCCGCGAGAAAACGGGCTCGGTCCTCGCAATCCTGAACAATCCGACCAAACTCAAAGTAGTTTCAGAGTCTCTCCTGAATCATGGGTACGATCGGGACCCAATTCAATCTCGATTGGGAAGAATGGAGTTGTGCGAGATATGTCCGAATCAGACGATGAAAGACGATTAATAGTTGACGAGTCAATATCTAGCGAAAGAACGGATTCAAATGTTGAGTCGATGTTAGCTGTTGATGACGGTGAGAATACGAAAACGGGAACGATACCGATCTCGTCGGAGGGCGTTCCGATCGGTGCGAATGGTGGTAAAAACGATCGGACGCTGAAGGATTCCACTGAGCCTGGCGAGCTCTGCAACGATAAGGAACATCGGGCCGACAACGCTCACGATAAATGCCAAAACGTTTCACCGAGCCGTAAGTGCAATCGAACCTTGAGAAACTCGGTGCAGTTGGAGCAGCACAAAACGTCAAGCGCATTCTGCAGTTCCGGTTTTCCTTGCAATTTTTGTCAaatcaatttcaaaacgttgATCGAATTATCGAAGCACCGAACTGACTGCGCCGAGGAGAACTTCCAGAGACGAAATTCCCACGATACGAAAGCGGACGATGAGACTTCCATCGGACCTAAAACTTCTGCGACTGTTAATAATTCCGAAGCCACGCGTtccaaaggaaaaaaaccgaAACAGACGAATCCGAAAAATCCACCGAAGAAAAATCGCAACAGGCCGCGGTGTCGATCGGACAATTTGACTTGCAACGTATGCTCCATGAAATTTGATACCAAAACAGATCTGTCGGAACATTTGTACAAACACAGCCCGGAAGAACTTCAAGAGGCTTTCAGGGCTGCGAAAGCTGAAGCAATGCTGGACAGTCAGGCGGAACAAGCtgcgaaacgaaaaaagataATCACAAACAAGAGCAGTGATAATTCTACGGACAATCAAGCGAGTAACATCATTAATAACAACGCTCCGACACAGAATTTTGGTGAAAATGACACGCGACTTATCGTGTCCGGTGTCAGGGTTGGGTCATCGATCGCGTTTAATAAAGATTCATTGACACCGAGACTCGCAACAGTTTGTTTATGTCACAGGGACACAGATCTAACGTCCATGGATATGACCGATCTTCAAATAGAAATGGTTTTACTTTGTAAATATTGTCCTGTTATATTTCGACGACGCGAATGCCTCGAGGTTCATTACCGAACGAGCAACATCTGTTCCGTCAATCGAACGAGAGAAAGGTGCCCGAGTTTTTTCTGTGCCAATTGTCAAATAACTCTCAACAGCTGGGCAGATATGCGTCAACACTTGGAGATACACGCTCACCAAAATTCGGAAAGAACCATTCGATTCGTCTGCAATATTTGTCGAGTTGTATTTGTTGGATTTGGCGTGTTATTCTACAACCATTGGACCAGTCATTCCAAAGATCCAATGTTCGTTGCGGGTCGTTACAATTTTCCCAAATTTTCGGTTCAGGCAACAACTGGAACGGAAAAGTTGCCGATCGGAGCACGATCCGAAGAGAATTATATATTCGTTGCTGAGCATGTATGCGCCACTTGCAAAAGACCATTCTCAACGCGGCGTGATCTCGAAACGCATCAACAGAGCGTGTCCTGTACGAAATCGCCGTCggtcctagcctcaaaaaatgtCAACACCGCGCGCGCTGAACGTCCCGTTAAAATTAATCGGATCCCCAAACGGAACGAGCGCTCTGTCGTTTCGACTACTTTGACAGTGCCGAGTGCCGACAAGGACAAAAATGAGCTTACGAAAAAGCGTTTGTATTGTGACGTTTGTCGTCTGGAGTTTATCAGTGAACACTGGCTGAACGTTCACAGTAAGAACATTCACAACGATCAGTTCACCTTTGTACCAACGACTGTATACGGTACGCCATTGCCATTGCCGTTCAAATGCAACAAGTGTTCCGCCTTCACGGCTTCGGTCAGCGCAATCAAGAAGCATTGGGAGACCGATGTACTTCATGACCGTAACTCGGCattgttgaaaaagaaaagaccCTCTACTTCGGCAAAGTCTTCGAAATCTGCACGTGTAACATCGTCTTTGAGAGCGGCTTCGGATTCTCAAAAtacttgcgttgacgatacgAATAACGCAACGCCGACTGACAAGAGTAAAACATCCAAAGAGCCAGTGATTATTACTATAGATCATACTGATAACGAAAGCACCTCTTGCGCTATCGAACATATTCCGACCCACAATGAGAAATCAGCTCTTTCAGTACCATCTGCCATTACGAACACGGATACTATCCAAGTCTCGAATAGTGATGAATGCCCGGTGGCGGTTGATCCTTTGGTAACCGATCTGCCATCGGCGAGCAATCTAAACGAGATACAGAAAGCAGCTAAAAAACGAGCTTTGGAAGATCCTTGTGTCAACGTTTTGCTCTCTGAAGCGTCTGGTACTAATGTGTCTGCATCGTTGATTGTCGGAAATACCATGGAAAAGCCGAAGGAAAACTCGGCCAACGGCGTGACCGAATCGTATCGAATATTGATGTCCGACCAACCATCCCcgggaaatttaaaaatgattttgaccAGAACGAGTTCGACCGATTCGGCGGGAGGATCTGGACATGCTCGACCAACGGGATTATTCGTTGAAGACGATAATCACTCTGATTCAACGATATCCGCTGACCACTTGGTTCACGGAGAAGAATCTTCGACGGTGTTGTCGGTTCGATCCTCCATCGAAGCGAGAGATGATTCAACGAAAACACCGTCTCCCGAAGACGACGCGGATAAGCAATGTACCTTGGTAGAATTAACACAATCGACCGACGGGGAAGGAAACGATCCAACGGGGGGAACTCTCACTCGAATCTCCGATTCAACGGCACGCGTCAACTCTAACGAAAAACCTACGCCGTTAATTTTGACACGATCAATCGTCGCAGAAGCTAATAATAGAAcggaaaataatggaaatcgTCCTGGAAGCGCAACGAATATCTGCATCGTACCGGAAGTAATTGATATACTCGATGACGGGGAAGATTGTGGAAACGGGCAGGAGCCACCGAGTCAAAACTCTGTCGTGATCCTAACGCCGCCGAGTCACGCCGAGTCGTTAATtaataagaataaaattttgcacAGTTTACTGGAAAGTGAAACATCTAATACGGATCTAATACGGGCCAAGGATCCTACAGCGATAATGATCGACTTTCCAGAATTTCGTTTCGTTGAAGACACACAGAAAACGATCGGGGGGAATTCTTCAAGCTCGGACAATAGCTCGAATCCAATGGTCAGTAAATCCGGTTCGCCTGGTCGatcgaaatttaataaagGAGCTTTGAAGCTGTGCGGCATGTCGTTTGAAGAAGCTAGATGGAATTATTTACAATCGACGgtacaaaaaaaacaaggctTTCTGCGAGTCAAAGATTTGTCAGAGTTGCAGGCTGTAAAAAATTATACGTGCGGTATTTGCAACAGCTCTTTCGAATCGGAAAAATCGCTGGAAGAGCATCGTCGATTGCCATCGACGTGCGGTAATTTCATTCAGGCCAGGAACGTTCATCAATACTCTCGTGGCATTTCGGCAGCTCTTGTACTGCCGGATCCTTCGGAACGGCCGAAAACTCCCGAAACTAATGTTGCCGCCGCATCACCGCTGGACCCAATGCACAACAATACGATATCATCGGTGAGACGCGCTTCTGCACCGCAACCACCTGTCTATCCTCTGCAAGAAATTTCCGCTCTAGTTCCTGCTCAAAGGATTCAAGTAATCAGCCAGCTGCCAACTATAGCCCTGCATGATAAGTCCCTGGGTTCTTGGACATCGATCGTTGATACTACACCCGTGTTAAGTACCAATTTCAATCCAGTGAATGAAAATCAACCGCTGCTTCAGCAGCAGccacagcagcaacaacagcaacaacaacaacaacagcagcagcagccacagcagcaacaacaacaacagttGAATATGATGTCCGGTGGTACGATCATTGTGAAGGATTCTAATCAGGGGCTTCCTGAAAATCGTAACTCGTCATTGGGCTATCATGCTCTACCTCGAATTATTAGTTTACCGACAGCTCCAAAAAGCAATCATCAACTCGCGACTGCTCCGCAGCTCGTCCCTTCCAGTAATTCTCTTCCAAAGTTCACAGGGAGAAATGCTCCCATAGTGATCCATCAGCCGAACAAACGAAACAAATATCTTTGTAGCATATGCCATACTTTCGAATGCACGAGTTTGGAGGCTATTAAGGAACATCTGAATGGGCACTATAATGACTGGACTAATTCGACAACGGCTCAAGACTCGACGCAGCCGGCAGCATCGGCTGCCAGACTTTCCGGCGGTGCATCATCCGACACCGTTCcattatcttgtacggatatgAGAGAACGGAACCAACCGATTCTCCCGAAACCCTTAACTTCGAGCAATTGGACCGCTAATAACACACCACAAGGATCTGTCTTCGTCGCTCCGATTTCGAACGCATCGAATAACAGTCGATCGTTTGTTCGTCAGACTCCTTTCGACACGAATAATCTCGCCTCGAACCCTCCCTACAGCGCTCAACTCGTTTTTCGCTGTAGAATATGCAAATCCGCGGTGTACAAAAGTTATTCATCGTTGCGAAATCATGCGTTACTCGTACACGCCATTACAGATTTTAATTCGCTCGTTCAAGAAAAAATCTCACAAAATAGTTATCTTTGTACTCAGTGTCCGTACTCCAGGGCACTCTTCGATACCTCGGAAGAATTTCGCGAGCACGTTGACACTATCCATACTCACTCTTGTCCATCCTGTCAACgtgttttttcaaactttctcacccTCAGACATCATCTGGAACAATGTCGAGTTTCCACATCCAGCAACCGTAATGCTTATGGCAACAATTGTTGA